A region from the Stutzerimonas stutzeri genome encodes:
- a CDS encoding alanine/glycine:cation symporter family protein, translating to MLDLLNDLIWSKLLIVMLIGLGLFFTIASRFVQFRYFGSMFQIFGEAFKRQPGQLSSFQALMLSVAGRVGAGNIAGVSVAIMLGGPGAIFWMWIVALVGMATSYFECSLAQLYKRREPDGGYRGGPAFYIQHGLGQRWLGIVVSLLLLVTFGFGFNAVQSYTVASSMNDTFGVPTFVSGIVLMVVIGLIIFGGIKRIAKFADVLVPVMAFSYIAMAIFVIGSNAGDIPEAFGTIFRSAFGLEPAFAGGIGAAIIMGVKRGLFSNEAGLGSAPNVAAVAEVKHPVAQGIVQSLSVFIDTIVLCSCTALIIILSGVFEPGSDMAGVVLTQTAVAAVVGEWGRVFISVALLLFVFTTLIYNYYLGENALGFFTAKRWPVLVYRIMVICLVMWGSIQDLGTVFGFADVTMGLLAICNLIALALLFKVGLRLMRDYDSQRDAGVEQPVFDPKHFSDLDLDPSVWPAQGTRETPATGTATASPAQQR from the coding sequence ATGCTCGATTTACTCAACGATCTCATCTGGAGCAAGCTGCTCATCGTGATGCTGATAGGCCTCGGCCTGTTCTTCACCATCGCCTCGCGCTTCGTCCAGTTTCGCTACTTCGGCAGCATGTTCCAGATCTTCGGCGAAGCCTTCAAACGCCAGCCCGGACAGCTCAGCTCGTTCCAGGCGCTGATGCTCAGCGTCGCCGGCCGCGTCGGTGCCGGCAACATCGCTGGCGTCTCGGTCGCCATCATGCTCGGCGGGCCGGGCGCGATCTTCTGGATGTGGATCGTCGCGCTGGTCGGCATGGCCACCAGCTATTTCGAATGCTCCCTGGCGCAGCTGTACAAGCGCCGTGAACCCGACGGCGGCTATCGCGGCGGCCCGGCGTTCTACATCCAGCACGGTCTCGGCCAGCGCTGGCTGGGCATCGTCGTATCGCTGCTGCTGCTGGTGACCTTCGGCTTCGGCTTCAACGCCGTGCAGTCCTACACCGTTGCAAGCTCGATGAACGACACCTTTGGTGTCCCCACCTTCGTCAGCGGCATCGTGCTGATGGTGGTGATCGGCCTGATCATCTTCGGTGGCATCAAGCGCATCGCCAAGTTTGCCGACGTGCTGGTACCGGTGATGGCGTTCTCCTACATCGCCATGGCCATCTTCGTCATCGGCAGTAATGCCGGCGACATTCCGGAGGCTTTCGGCACCATCTTCCGCAGCGCCTTCGGCCTGGAGCCGGCGTTTGCCGGCGGCATCGGCGCGGCGATCATCATGGGCGTCAAGCGCGGCCTGTTCTCCAACGAGGCCGGTCTGGGCAGTGCGCCGAACGTGGCGGCAGTGGCCGAGGTCAAGCACCCGGTCGCGCAGGGCATCGTCCAGTCGCTCAGCGTGTTCATCGACACCATCGTGCTGTGCAGCTGCACCGCGCTGATCATCATCCTCTCCGGTGTGTTCGAGCCGGGGAGCGACATGGCCGGCGTGGTCCTGACGCAGACCGCCGTAGCTGCAGTGGTCGGCGAGTGGGGCCGGGTCTTTATCAGCGTCGCGCTGCTGCTGTTCGTGTTCACCACGCTGATCTACAACTACTACCTCGGCGAGAACGCACTGGGCTTCTTCACCGCCAAGCGCTGGCCGGTGCTGGTGTACCGCATCATGGTCATCTGCCTGGTGATGTGGGGCTCGATCCAGGACCTGGGCACGGTGTTCGGCTTCGCCGACGTCACCATGGGGCTGCTGGCGATCTGCAACCTGATCGCGCTGGCGCTGCTGTTCAAGGTCGGCCTGCGCCTGATGCGCGACTACGACAGCCAGCGTGATGCCGGCGTCGAGCAGCCGGTGTTCGATCCGAAGCACTTCTCCGATCTGGACCTGGACCCGAGCGTCTGGCCAGCCCAGGGCACCCGTGAGACACCTGCCACGGGAACGGCAACCGCTTCCCCGGCGCAGCAGCGCTAA
- a CDS encoding asparaginase, with protein sequence MVASRNILVLYTGGTIGMQQSAEGLVPASGFADRLREQQALQPQLTLPHWQFRELLPPIDSANMRQENWLAMVVAIRTGVEEDGCDGVLVLHGTDTLAYSAAALSFLLLGLPVPVVMTGAMLPAGAPGSDAWDNLFGAMQALHAGVAPGVHLYFAGKLMHGARASKLGTASLDAFGVPTRVRQGQRAAAIPATLDYRQPRQPVNLAVLALYPGIQAAQVRTLLGSGVQGVLVECYGNGTGPADDAALLQALQDAHQRGIVLAAISQCPQGHVEFNIYATGSQLAASGLVSGGGMTREAALGKLFALLGARLSQTEVEHWFALDLCGERAD encoded by the coding sequence ATGGTGGCTTCCAGAAACATTCTGGTGTTGTACACCGGCGGCACCATCGGCATGCAGCAGAGCGCCGAAGGCCTGGTGCCCGCATCCGGCTTTGCCGACCGCTTGCGCGAGCAGCAGGCCCTGCAACCGCAGCTGACCCTGCCGCACTGGCAATTCCGCGAACTGCTGCCACCGATCGACAGCGCCAATATGCGCCAGGAGAATTGGCTGGCCATGGTCGTGGCCATCCGGACCGGCGTCGAAGAGGACGGCTGCGATGGCGTGCTGGTGCTGCACGGCACCGATACCCTGGCCTACAGCGCCGCCGCCCTGAGCTTCCTGTTGCTGGGCTTGCCGGTGCCGGTGGTAATGACCGGTGCCATGCTGCCGGCGGGTGCTCCAGGCAGCGACGCCTGGGACAACCTGTTCGGCGCGATGCAGGCGCTGCACGCGGGTGTCGCGCCCGGCGTGCACCTGTATTTCGCCGGCAAGCTGATGCATGGCGCCCGCGCCAGCAAGCTGGGCACCGCCAGCCTCGATGCCTTCGGCGTGCCGACGCGGGTGCGCCAGGGGCAACGCGCCGCGGCCATCCCCGCCACGCTCGACTACCGTCAGCCGCGACAACCGGTCAATCTGGCGGTGCTGGCACTGTATCCGGGGATCCAGGCAGCCCAGGTGCGCACGCTGCTTGGCAGCGGCGTGCAGGGGGTGCTGGTCGAATGCTATGGCAACGGCACGGGCCCGGCGGATGATGCCGCGCTGCTGCAGGCATTGCAGGACGCGCACCAGCGCGGGATCGTGCTGGCGGCGATCAGCCAATGTCCGCAAGGGCACGTGGAGTTCAACATCTACGCGACCGGCAGCCAGTTGGCGGCCAGCGGTCTGGTCTCCGGTGGCGGCATGACCCGCGAGGCCGCGCTGGGCAAGCTGTTCGCGCTGCTCGGCGCCAGACTGTCGCAGACGGAAGTCGAACACTGGTTCGCCCTCGATCTCTGCGGCGAGCGCGCCGACTGA
- a CDS encoding helix-turn-helix domain-containing protein, which produces MDNHLGANLKLLCSHYRSIAEVCRKLAINRAQFNKYLNGQSRPTAHNLKRICDFFGVESYELSLPGEQFAQLIGLRQHDQERIAASDPLLELFQPMRDNANSLARYCGYYFEYANCMSVPGQILLSLVHLREDRGSFVFERQERQEQSRADNPKQEDGVVRCRYLGAAFYLQDRLFLIDYESLTDNEMSQTILIPSFKSRISRLNGLKTGVSSGDRRTPACTRVVWEYLGTEINRVNAYRQVMLYDLDDPRIDPEIRARLASVSLRDGLFEIE; this is translated from the coding sequence ATGGACAACCACCTTGGCGCCAACCTCAAGCTGCTCTGCAGCCACTATCGCTCGATCGCCGAGGTCTGCCGCAAGCTCGCGATCAACCGCGCCCAGTTCAATAAATACCTGAACGGCCAGAGCCGCCCGACGGCGCACAACCTCAAGCGTATCTGTGATTTCTTCGGGGTCGAGAGCTACGAGTTGAGTCTGCCCGGCGAGCAGTTCGCGCAACTGATCGGTCTGCGTCAGCACGACCAGGAACGCATCGCCGCCAGCGATCCGCTGCTCGAGCTGTTCCAGCCGATGCGCGACAACGCCAATAGCCTGGCCCGTTACTGCGGTTACTACTTCGAATACGCCAACTGCATGTCGGTGCCGGGGCAAATCCTGCTGTCGCTGGTGCATCTGCGCGAGGATCGCGGCAGCTTCGTCTTCGAACGCCAGGAGCGCCAGGAACAGTCGCGCGCCGACAATCCCAAACAGGAGGACGGAGTCGTACGCTGCCGCTACCTGGGCGCCGCCTTCTATTTGCAGGACCGCCTGTTCCTCATCGACTACGAGTCACTGACCGACAACGAGATGAGCCAGACCATCCTGATCCCCAGCTTCAAGAGCCGTATCAGCCGCCTCAATGGCCTGAAGACCGGCGTGTCGAGCGGGGATCGGCGCACTCCGGCCTGTACCCGCGTGGTCTGGGAATATCTGGGTACTGAGATCAACCGGGTCAACGCCTACCGCCAGGTGATGCTCTATGACCTGGACGACCCGCGTATCGACCCGGAAATCCGCGCGCGACTGGCGTCGGTGTCCCTGCGCGACGGCTTGTTCGAGATCGAGTAG